Proteins from a single region of Chrysemys picta bellii isolate R12L10 chromosome 9, ASM1138683v2, whole genome shotgun sequence:
- the GPR17 gene encoding uracil nucleotide/cysteinyl leukotriene receptor, with translation MNDPADPSSLFLNSSLETSEQCGKETHIENILFATFYLLDFILAFVGNTLALWLFIRDQKSGTPANIFLMHLAVADLFFVLVLPTRLVYHFSGNHWPFGEIPCRLIGFLFYLNMYASIYFLMCISVDRFLAIVHPVKSIKLRRSLYAHSACAFLWVIVAVAMAPLLVSVQTAEMNNTTVCLQLYREKASRHALVSLAVAFTFPFITTVTCYLLIIRSLRSGNRVEKHLKEKAIKMIIVVLMIFLVCFVPYHINRYIYILHYDGTKTSCETQRVLALSNRITSCLTSLNGALDPVMYFFVAEKFREALCSLFCGKRAAMMPPSYEGKTNESSLSAKSEL, from the coding sequence ATGAATGATCCAGCAGATCCCTCAAGCCTATTCCTCAACTCCTCCCTGGAAACTTCAGAACAATGTGGCAAAGAGACCCATATAGAGAACATCCTTTTTGCCACTTTTTATCTCCTGGATTTCATCCTGGCTTTTGTTGGCAATACCCTGGCTCTTTGGCTCTTCATCCGGGACCAAAAGTCAGGCACTCCAGCCAATATTTTCCTGATGCATCTTGCTGTGGCCGACCTGTTTTTTGTGCTGGTTCTACCCACCCGGCTGGTATATCACTTTTCTGGCAATCACTGGCCATTTGGCGAGATCCCATGCAGACTCATTGGCTTCCTTTTTTATCTCAACATGTATGCCAGTATCTACTTCCTCATGTGCATTAGCGTTGACCGCTTCCTAGCCATCGTGCACCCTGTGAAGTCCATTAAACTCCGCAGGTCACTCTATGCCCACTCGGCATGTGCCTTTCTTTGGGTTATAGTTGCTGTCGCAATGGCACCTCTGTTGGTCAGTGTGCAGACAGCTGAGATGAACAACACAACTGTCTGCCTACAGCTCTACAGAGAGAAGGCATCACGCCATGCTCTCGTGTCCTTGGCAGTGGCATTCACCTTTCCATTTATTACTACAGTGACCTGCTACTTATTGATTATCCGTAGCCTGAGGAGTGGGAACAGAGTTGAAAAGCACCTGAAGGAAAAAGCCATCAAGATGATCATAGTTGTCCTAATGATCTTTCTGGTCTGCTTCGTACCCTATCACATCAATCGCTACATTTACATTCTCCATTATGACGGCACCAAGACTTCCTGTGAAACCCAGCGAGTCCTGGCACTCAGTAACCGCATCACTTCCTGCCTCACCAGCCTGAATGGCGCCCTTGACCCAGTGATGTATTTCTTTGTTGCTGAGAAGTTCCGTGAGGCCTTGTGCAGCTTGTTTTGTGGCAAAAGAGCTGCAATGATGCCTCCAAGTTATGAGGGGAAGACAAATGAGAGCTCACTAAGTGCTAAATCTGAACTATGA